The Triticum aestivum cultivar Chinese Spring chromosome 6D, IWGSC CS RefSeq v2.1, whole genome shotgun sequence genomic sequence TTGCTGGGCAATTTCAATACAATTTATATTGAAACCCCATGAAATTTTTTAGTTTTGTACCATGGTAATTTTAATTAAAACCCCACGTCAATTTTGAATCATGACCTCATGGCACATTTTGACATGGCAAACTAAAAGCATACGATGCCATGATGGTAAATTTTTGTAGCGTCTTCACCATATCCGTTTGAAGATTGTTGCCACGGTTACTCAAGTTGTTTTTTTTCTGCCATGGAATTTTTGAAGTTTGATTTTCCTCTTGTGGGTTTTGTAAAATCTACGGAAACAACCTTGTTTTAGTTATCTCATCATGGAAAATATATAGTTCAATTTTTTTTTGCTCATGGCAAATTTGATTTTACTGGACCATGTCAATTTTTTTCCTCTTTAGAGCATGGAAAATAAATTATTTTGGACCACGGCAAATTTATTGTTTGTACCCTGGCAATTTTGTTTTGTAATGGACCATGCCAAATTTGTTTTCTAAACAACAAGGCATTTTATTACCTTTATACAACATCATATATTTCTGTTTTGGAATATATTTTTGCAACATGGAAATATTTTGTTGTTGAACAAATCATGGTAAACTATATTTGTATACCATGTCCATTTTTAAAATTTCATGCATGTCATTTACATAACGCACATTTATGTTCAAACAATTACACTGACTAATACTATCATGTCAAACTTATATCGTTGTGTGATTTTTGGTTTTGATCTACATCATTGCAATTTTTCTACAAGTTTTATCCCTCTACATTTTGCATGCAATTTCCACTATCCATGTTTTTTTGTATTGTAATAGAAGTCGGCATTTGTTTTGTCTATAACATTGCCATTAATTTTGGTATACTACATGGTAATACTGACCGCATCTGTCATacactatttttttgttttgtatATATAATTAGTTCTTGGAGAATTttgaaatttatttttatttttattaaaatGGTATTGTGTTGGGTCACAAGGCCTGGCTAAAAGGGCCCGCATGGCGTGGTCTTCGAGTTGCCGTATCGATTGTGGCGAACCTGAAATGACTAATTGAGGAGTATTCCTTCCAAAGATCACTCACCCCTCCCAGATTGTGACAAGTGACGtgttgcatgtgcgccacttgttgcaacctgagaattttccctttttcatagatccgtttattcaaaatgtctTATCTCTTAAACCGTACATTTCCCTTTTCGGAagccatttccgagaggcacggctgtgtTTCTCGTGAAAGAAAATctatgcctcttgcggaagcaaaaccgtgcctctcaccgaagaaaaaaaaaagaaaccacatttttttcatttcgaagaggcacggccgtacctctcgcggaagaaaaaaacgagaaaacattttttttctgagaggcacggccgtacctctcatggaaggaaaaaagaaaacacatttttctgagAGGCGCGGCTTTGCCTCTTGGAGAAGCAAAaacatgcctctcgcggaagaagaaaaagagaaaacacattttCTCCCGTTTCCGAGACGCATGGCTATACcacttgcggaagcaaaaccatgcctctcccGGAACAAAAACCTTACCTCTCACGAAGAAAAAATGTGTTTGTTTTTCACGCAAAATTATTTTTTGAGGCCCGTGGAAAACCGAAAAGACAAAAAAAAGAGGGTAAACAATGTAAAAAGCCGAAACGCATGAggaaaaataaaaacaataaaatCCGGAGGAAGCGcctagagcgcgacacgtggcggtggCGCTCTCTCAGCCCACCCCATGTCATCGTTGGGGAGGCTCCCAAAGGAGCGTTCCGTAACTAGTTGCTCTCTAGCTAACCTTTCGTTCCCTCCACCCCCTCCCAGATTAGACGTCAGGTGGTTATTCACGTCCATTTTTCTCTCGGTGGGCCAGTCCTGGGATTTTAGGGTCCTAGGGCAAAACTAAAATCCAGGGTGTTTATTGTAAATGTCTAACTAATAATCAACGTATGTAGATATAACCTTTAGACATAGAAAGTTCATCCTAAATCAGTATGCATATATATGAAGTAAATTATACACATTACCTAAAAAAAATCTTTTAACATTCTGACATGTATAGTAAATATCAATCGCATCCAACAATTTCTACCCAACACATAGTTTCTAGATGGCATGACTatactaaaattgaaaagcacagTTAGTTTTGGAAATTAGCACAAAGCTATGAAGACATTAGAGCAATTAAAAAATCTTCATCAAATATAGTGAGAATATCTGCTAAGGCATACCTTCCCTGTAATCTGTAATCTGCCTCTGGCCTCTCATTGTGGGGGGCCGGAATGAATTATCACCTGGACACCAGGGCTTGCGATCCGATCGAGAAACTAGAGACTAGAGGGTAGAACCGATCGGAAAAACCGTGGGACAAGTATAGAATCAGAAACGCCGAGGTCGCTGCTCGTTGGGAGGAAGAAAGACGAACATGCTGACGTCCTGGACTCGAGTAGAAATCGAACTGAGGATGCCGTGATGCCTCcgggtttttcttttctttagcCAAGCCGATGCGTCCTGGTGTGTACGCTTCAGCATCTCTCTCTATGCGAGTCAAACATGAGCCTGGGCCTCGTTCTAGATTTTTAATACGCATGGGCCTTCTGAATTACGAGTAGTACGGGATGGGCCCCTTACTTTTGggcggcccggggcggccgccccgctcggcctgCCCCAGGACCGGGCAGTGTGTTGCGTCAAAAACAAAAAAAGGACCGGGCAGTGTGTTCTCTCATAAAAAAGAGGACTGGGCAGTGTGTGAACTCTGCCAAAGTGTGGCGAGAGCCAACAATTCGTGAAGTCTgaacctgcctgcctgcctacgaACTTGTTTGAAAGCCCTAAAAAGAAGGGAACATCTCTGAATAGCAAGAACCAGAGTGACATTCTTAGGAAACATTTCTTGACATTTTCTCAAATCTGAGTACCGTTTACTTACACACCTTACATGACATCCCACAAACCGAAACAGAACAAGCGTCGCAACATTATGTATGTGCATCACGCAGTCACACTAAAAAAGAACTAGCAGTGCATCTCCCGGATATGACACATCAGTGCACGATCCAAGCTTATGATCGATGTTCCAAAAGAAGAGAGCAAGAGCAGTAGAGAGAGCACGTCTTTTAGGTGAGCTACTTCACAACTTTCACTATGATTATGTTTcagtggctggctggctggctggctgctcatCCGAAACAGGTGAGGAACTTCTTGGCGGGCGTGGTCCCTTTGGAGCGGTGCTTGGCCGCCGTCTCCTGGTATTTGATCATCTCCTCCTGCCGCCTCGCCTCCACGAGGGCCCGCTGCTCCTCCGCCTCCTTGTGGATCATGGCGACCCGGTTCCGCATCTGCTCCGCGTACTCCGCCTTCTTCTTCTCCAGCTTCTCCTGCAAATCGAATTTTTGAGGAGCATGGTTGCCGCAGGTCCTGCTGCTAACTCGGTATGGTGTATAGACTAGACTGAACTTTAATGCTAACTGAAGTGCCGGGAGGGAAGTAAGGCGGGCTTCAGAGTTATAGAGTTTGACATACCTCCCGTGTTCGGAGCTTGGCTTCGACCGCGGCCTTCTTGGTATTCTCCCATGATAGGATAGACGACATCTTGTGCTCGGCCCTGCACCCGTTAAGGTAGGTAGGACAGGATTACCAAACATACAAACAAGTTCCCTTGTGAAAAGTTCAGTTGGGTTCGGTTCAGTTGAGTCGAGGTAGACATGCACCTGTTGTCGGCCTTGCTCTTCTGGTTCTCCTCCCACGCCTTAACCATGGACAGTTTCCGATTCATCTCCACCTTGGCAAGCACCGCATCTGCGCACGATTTCGTTCATTTCGTGTGTTTTTGCATTCATGCCAAACAAATTAAGACTGAAAACCTCAGCCAAATTCGCCGAAACTTGAAGCAGCTGATGGGCACTGCATGGTGTACGTGTACGTACCTCTGTCAGTTGCTGAACCCGGAGGGGCTGCAGGTCCTTGCTGTGCTGTTGATGGCGCCGGAGGTCCATCTGCAGCAGGCAGCAAGACGGATCGATCGATTAGAGTCAGCATCGCACCAAACTGATGCAAGAGTAATCCACCTCTGAACCTTTGGAAACACTGTCAGTACGGTTTCACCGAGGAGAGCACCGGTGAGTAtgtgaaaaaaataaaacagatcTTACTCTCgagaactccggcgccgccgccggccggctcGCCCGCTTTGGTCGGCTCCTGCTGGGTCTCCATGGTCACGCTGCTCTGCTCCTCGCACAATCTCTGCACCACCAGACTACACTACTAGTAGTAAAGATCGCCGCGTTGATTTCCCTGTCAAAATCCAACCTGAGTCGTCGTAATTCGCAATTAACTAATCCAAAAGCGGCTTCCAAATCTTTTGATGGTGCCGGCAGGTATGGCCCGCGCAAATGAGCTGCTGCCGACTAGCAGAGCAGGATCACCTCGCGAAGAGGCCCGAGCGACACGTACTCTTTCCAGGCGCGCGCACGTGTCCTTTGCGTGGATGAGAGGTGCCACGTTGTGGAGGAGGCCGCCCTTTTCGGTTCCACGTCGCCGTCTAgccggatccggcttgcctgctcccttcccatgctcctatccgtgctcccacttcatcctatggTTGTCTTTTTTTTTAATCTAATCATTTTCCCCTTGATTTTAAGAAGGTGGGGTTGTGCCTTATTTTGTGGACGTCGAGAACTCCCGACCGTTCAGTCTGGGGTGCTCCCAGTCCGAACGTTCGGGACAAGAGGGGCATCGATCGAACAACTCAGTTCGGGAGGAGAACGCCCCAGCCCGAACAACCCACGCACCAGGCCCTGCAGGCCTTATTCCTgtgaaaagaaaaatgaaacaTAAAGCTCATATTAAGTTATGACAAGTAAAAAGCTCAGTTTTTCTGTGAATAATAAATACGGGTCTTTTGCACAACAAAATTGCCATGGACTCTTGCCATTCTATGAAAAAATTGCCATGTTCAAGTTTATGTTTTAAAAATGGCACAAAAAGGAAGAAGTTGCCACGGAAATATATTTAAAAATGCCATGGGTATACATGTATATTTAAGATGCTACATAGTAAAATTTGCCATAATATTTAAATTAAATTGTCATGCTCTTTACAATAAATTTGCAATGGCAACTTAGACTAAAATTTGCCATGTGAAATAAaagtatttttgccatggcaaaaaatggAGTTAAATTTGCCATTGCAAAAATGGAGtaaaaaaattgccatggcaaaaaatggATTAATATTTGCCATGGAGAAAATGGAGTACTTTTACCATGGAAATAAATTAAAAAATGCCATGGCTATACAAGTATATTTACCGTGCTACATAGTTAAATTTGCCATGTTCTGGAAATGTAAATTTGCCACAATATTTAAAACAAAATTACCATGTTTTTTACAATAAATTTCCCATGGCAACTTAAActaaaaaattgccatggcaacttATACTAAAATTTGCCGTGTGAATAAAAGTATTTTTGCGATGGCAAAAATATGGAGGAAAATTTGCTAAACAAGGGCATGACAGAAGTTGTGGATGTTCTTAACATTCAGGAAATTTTCCATCTTCATTTACAAAAAAAATTGCCATGTTTAATTAATAAAATTTGCCATGCATCGTAAACTTAATTTGCCATGGTCTTTTACTAAAAATTAACATCGTCCGTGCTAAAAAAGATGTTGCGAAGCAAAATACATGAAACTAAAAAATGCCATGATCtgcaaactaaaattgccatgatcaatTTCTGAACTTACCAAGATCAAATAATAAAAAGTTGCCATGGTTAATCAATGAGAAATTGAAACTTGCCAtcatctataaaccaaaaaaatgaCATGGTCAATTACTAAATTTACCATGATCAAAATGAAAAATAGAGTTCCCATGGTTAAATTAAGAAATTTGCCATGGTTCCtgaactaaatttgccatggttaTTT encodes the following:
- the LOC123146245 gene encoding remorin 1.4; the protein is METQQEPTKAGEPAGGGAGVLENGPPAPSTAQQGPAAPPGSATDRDAVLAKVEMNRKLSMVKAWEENQKSKADNRAEHKMSSILSWENTKKAAVEAKLRTREEKLEKKKAEYAEQMRNRVAMIHKEAEEQRALVEARRQEEMIKYQETAAKHRSKGTTPAKKFLTCFG